In a single window of the Fusarium falciforme chromosome 3, complete sequence genome:
- a CDS encoding HeLo domain-containing protein, protein MTLGVAPPLAGNAGIAGALKACLDILSDVSCLKALESDWPLLQAKLDIERTLLLQWVDMVKLLEEDYDHYLDELDTHHQIFELLHNTQAMLMDKAQLKSRFNIMTYEQEDSLPDATYLNSYFILSKSRMEKFNSDFTRRKLRVLRLPDNLPSTTRLLRVASDPVGFEKFLEHVRQLVNALNKLGYRPDFLECTAEMAKKDVRKCKTMDDLRMVRDASKEIRITIAREAEELIVFMARKRVLNNLWFDGMDERKMKLQDPHPGTFQWSHAPQQPDVGWDSLADWLESGSDIYWVCGKAGAGKSTFLKHVFNHPETRRRLDAWGGEETVSLGSYFFWKMGKVLQKCRDGMARAILYHILDEIPSAIPALVPTLWHYAYEGCLFESHESLPLPSVADVRIAFEKMAEDGVLDRRFCFIVDALDEYAGDAARAVAFVQKLSKSPKIKLIVSSRPNPVFVESFADAPKLHLDQLTDGDVLQYVQDKTDSHRYMRTLRDVDETMALILVERLAERAYGIFLWTVLATKVFLQGFDAFEAFYELEQRIEDIPDDLEDLYAHMLNQVDLRYREQAAKILRICYRSKQSRSAEAEHGRIWTVGLAAVDGNGLDFENFELHSERTLQSRHRQCLALEHRLASRCGGLLEVIRGEGDDLTKCFCGTPESHPHHDILIDSSIEFVHRTVFEWFSRLDSWALSSLELQDHNFNADAALASMSWQQCRIAQELGATFGRADTDMSNCLLYVGRTDMFSPQFTNTMLMRIHDLVAETRRKRGQNWHFSFCCNADGEVTERLETLYFAVGMGMVNFVKYYLEQNPDGETMAELEVKHSMRWWKVASDRNLIAHFLEPYYETIQQLPPQGPMLLYLATSGCYVPSDELKYYIRSEPLGGFAALKLAQQIF, encoded by the coding sequence ATGACCCTGGGCGTCGCCCCGCCTCTCGCTGGCAACGCCGGCATCGCAGGCGCCCTCAAGGCCTGCCTCGACATACTCTCAGATGTCTCCTGCCTCAAGGCTCTGGAGAGCGATTGGCCCCTTCTCCAGGCCAAGCTCGACATCGAGAGAACCCTGCTCCTGCAGTGGGTCGATATGGTTAAGCTCCTTGAAGAGGACTACGACCACTaccttgatgagcttgacaCCCATCATCAGATCTTTGAGCTACTACACAACACCCAGGCTATGCTCATGGACAAGGCGCAGCTCAAGAGCCGCTTTAATATCATGACCTATGAACAAGAGGACTCGCTGCCTGATGCGACCTATCTCAACAGCTACTTCATCCTCAGCAAGTCGCGCATGGAGAAATTCAACAGCGACTTTACCCGTCGGAAGCTTCGCGTGCTGCGACTTCCGGACAACTTACCGTCGACGACCAGGCTTTTACGGGTCGCCAGCGACCCTGTAGGTTTCGAAAAGTTCCTTGAGCACGTCAGACAGCTCGTCAATGCCCTCAACAAACTCGGCTACAGACCCGACTTCCTCGAATGCACGGCAGAGATGGCGAAGAAGGACGTCAGGAAGTGCAAGACCATGGATGACTTGCGCATGGTGCGCGACGCCTCCAAGGAAATCAGAATTACGATTGCtcgcgaggccgaggagctcaTTGTCTTTATGGCGCGGAAAAGAGTCTTGAACAATCTCTGGTTTGATGGCATGGacgagaggaagatgaagctgCAGGATCCTCACCCTGGGACTTTTCAATGGTCTCATGCGCCACAACAGCCTGACGTCGGGTGGGATAGTCTCGCCGATTGGTTAGAGTCAGGATCCGACATCTACTGGGTCTGTGGGAAAGCTGGTGCAGGCAAGTCAACCTTTCTCAAGCACGTCTTCAACCATCCCGAGACCAGGAGGCGTCTGGATGCCTGGGGAGGTGAAGAGACCGTCTCTCTGGGATCCTACTTCTTCTGGAAGATGGGAAAGGTCCTTCAGAAATGCCGAGATGGTATGGCCAGGGCAATCCTCTATCACATCCTCGACGAGATACCCAGCGCCATCCCCGCTCTTGTGCCCACCCTGTGGCACTACGCCTACGAAGGATGTCTCTTCGAATCCCACGAGTCGCTTCCTCTTCCGTCCGTGGCGGACGTGAGAATTGCCTTtgagaagatggccgaggACGGCGTTCTCGACAGACGTTTCTGCTTCATCGTCGATGCCTTGGACGAGTATGCCGGCGACGCGGCCAGAGCAGTCGCCTTTGTCCAGAAGCTCAGCAAATCGCCCAAGATCAAGTTGATCGTGTCGAGCAGGCCCAATCCCGTCTTTGTCGAGTCCTTTGCCGACGCGCCAAAGCTCCATCTTGATCAGCTCACCGACGGGGACGTTCTGCAATATGTGCAGGACAAGACTGATTCCCATCGGTACATGAGAACCCTGCGAGATGTAGATGAAACCATGGCCCTGATCCTCGTCGAGAGACTTGCTGAAAGGGCATACGGTATCTTTTTGTGGACTGTCCTTGCTACCAAGGTTTTTCTTCAGGGGTTCGACGCATTTGAAGCCTTCTACGAGCTTGAGCAACGCATTGAGGACATACCAGATGATCTCGAGGACCTGTACGCGCACATGCTCAATCAGGTGGATCTCCGCTACCGCGAGCAGGCAGCCAAGATTCTCCGTATCTGCTACAGAAGCAAGCAGTCGCGAAgcgccgaggccgagcaTGGACGGATCTGGACCGTCGGCTTGGCCGCTGTCGACGGGAACGGCCTTGACTTTGAGAACTTTGAGCTTCATTCGGAGAGAACCCTCCAGTCGCGTCACAGACAGTGCTTGGCCCTCGAGCACCGCCTTGCCAGCCGCTGTGGTGGACTCTTGGAGGTTATTCGGGGTGAGGGGGATGACTTGACCAAGTGTTTCTGCGGAACACCAGAGTCGCACCCTCACCATGACATCTTGATTGACTCTTCGATCGAGTTTGTTCATCGAACTGTGTTTGAGTGGTTCAGTCGGCTTGATTCATGGGCCCTTTCAAGCTTGGAGCTTCAAGACCACAACTTCAACGCAGATGCAGCTCTCGCCTCCATGTCCTGGCAGCAATGCCGAATAGCTCAAGAACTCGGGGCTACATTCGGCAGAGCAGATACCGACATGTCAAACTGCTTGCTCTACGTGGGACGAACAGACATGTTCAGCCCCCAGTTCACCAACACCATGCTCATGAGGATCCACGACCTCGTGGCCGAGACTCGTCGCAAGCGCGGCCAAAACTGGCACTTTAGCTTCTGCTGCAACGCCGACGGCGAAGTGACGGAGCGCCTCGAGACACTCTACTTTGCCGtcggcatgggcatggtCAACTTTGTCAAGTACTACCTGGAGCAAAACCCCGACGGGGAGACCATGGCCGAGCTGGAGGTCAAGCACTCGATGAGGTGGTGGAAGGTCGCCTCGGATCGCAACCTGATCGCTCACTTTCTGGAGCCGTACTATGAGACGATTCAGCAACTTCCTCCTCAGGGGCCTATGTTGCTGTATCTGGCTACGTCTGGATGTTACGTGCCGAGCGACGAGTTGAAGTATTATATCAGGTCTGAGCCTCTGGGCGGGTTTGCCGCCTTGAAACTCGCTCAACAAATCTTCTAG